The Chthonomonas sp. genome includes a window with the following:
- a CDS encoding glycosyltransferase family 2 protein, translating into MNEAVTERSPHIAVVIPTFNEPDLVVACLRSLESLGVSHEVIVANAGEAIPDLNPSVTQLQLPSDHFWAASTQAGIDRALESGADYVVLANADTEFMPGTLAALLEATQSNAQAIACVPAYDESEHLLYSRQDSWGFLLYGKLVRGWSRPSDAPSAPYRTDLIGGQGVMIPAAALRAARMDLENFPQYAADHDFWLQLAQRGWELWVTPRGGVRNRRGFNRQRRRSLASTLWHRMTSPFAPESIPIMWRLRRKHLPLPIAVVSFVVSFGLRWTLGLPKIIRRS; encoded by the coding sequence ATGAACGAGGCGGTGACCGAGCGAAGCCCCCATATTGCGGTCGTGATCCCCACCTTCAATGAGCCCGACCTGGTTGTCGCCTGCCTTAGGAGCTTAGAGTCGCTGGGCGTCAGCCACGAAGTGATCGTCGCCAACGCGGGCGAAGCGATCCCAGACCTCAATCCAAGCGTCACTCAACTTCAGCTTCCCAGCGATCATTTTTGGGCGGCCTCCACTCAAGCAGGCATCGACCGGGCTCTCGAATCCGGAGCTGACTACGTCGTCCTCGCCAACGCCGACACCGAGTTCATGCCGGGCACGCTGGCGGCATTGCTTGAAGCTACTCAGTCAAATGCGCAGGCCATTGCCTGTGTTCCCGCCTACGACGAGTCCGAACACCTTCTCTACAGCCGCCAGGACTCGTGGGGATTTCTACTATACGGCAAGCTCGTGCGAGGCTGGAGCCGTCCATCGGACGCCCCCTCCGCGCCATACCGAACCGATCTGATCGGCGGACAAGGGGTCATGATTCCCGCAGCCGCGCTCCGCGCGGCGCGCATGGACCTGGAGAACTTCCCCCAGTACGCTGCCGACCACGATTTCTGGTTGCAGCTCGCCCAACGCGGTTGGGAGTTGTGGGTGACGCCCCGTGGGGGCGTGCGCAATCGTCGAGGATTCAACCGCCAGCGACGTCGCTCACTGGCAAGCACGCTCTGGCACCGTATGACGAGCCCATTTGCCCCTGAGAGCATCCCGATCATGTGGCGATTGCGGCGCAAGCACTTGCCGTTGCCGATCGCGGTGGTGTCGTTCGTGGTGAGTTTCGGCCTGCGCTGGACGCTCGGCCTCCCCAAGATCATTCGGCGCAGTTAG
- a CDS encoding sugar transferase gives MKSGRLDCCVHLKAHRIRYAAAKRLVDIIGAVILLTLLAPFFVIIAIAVAATSPGPIFYKSTRIGLCGQRFAFIKFRSMRVDADKVLEDLKAKNEKDGPIFKIKNDPRITSVGRFLRKFSLDELPQFISVLTGEMSLVGPRPPIPAEVEQYDAQTLERLTIKPGITCYWQIMGRSNLTFDEWMELDRRYIQEMSFWTDISIMLKTPAAVLRGDGAY, from the coding sequence TTGAAAAGCGGCCGCCTGGATTGCTGTGTCCACCTCAAGGCTCATCGTATCCGGTATGCGGCCGCCAAGCGGCTGGTCGATATCATCGGCGCAGTCATTCTGCTCACACTTCTGGCTCCGTTCTTTGTGATCATCGCGATTGCGGTGGCCGCCACGAGCCCAGGCCCGATCTTCTACAAGTCCACCCGAATCGGCCTTTGCGGTCAGAGGTTCGCGTTCATCAAATTCCGCTCGATGCGGGTTGATGCTGACAAGGTCCTTGAGGATCTGAAGGCAAAGAACGAGAAGGACGGCCCGATCTTCAAGATCAAGAACGATCCGCGCATCACCTCAGTCGGGCGATTCTTGCGCAAATTCAGCCTCGACGAACTACCCCAGTTCATCAGCGTCCTGACCGGCGAGATGTCGCTGGTCGGCCCGCGCCCGCCAATTCCGGCTGAAGTCGAGCAGTACGATGCCCAAACTCTCGAGCGTCTGACCATCAAGCCCGGCATCACCTGCTACTGGCAGATCATGGGCCGCTCGAACCTCACGTTTGACGAGTGGATGGAACTGGACCGTCGGTACATCCAAGAGATGTCGTTCTGGACGGACATCTCAATAATGCTCAAGACCCCTGCCGCCGTTCTGCGTGGCGATGGCGCGTACTAA
- a CDS encoding WecB/TagA/CpsF family glycosyltransferase, whose protein sequence is MSEDATPRALADRITPLCGFNISALSYADSLSLMQDRLRSGKGGWVLTVNLEILSTARLDPDYRRLIQGADVVVADGMPFVWASRLKRGVSPIPERTTGSDLSGDLIRNHPLDRIAIIGGANPPQALRALQIEEHDEMFIFDQKVDMRDEALDALIGKVRDHGADLIFVALGVPKQDVVAAKIREQIPNALILGVGGTFELIAGLKPRAPMWMRMSGLEWLWRLYVEPRRLWRRYLLLYWVGLGFLVDDVLQGPKARALARSAQQRR, encoded by the coding sequence ATGTCTGAAGACGCAACGCCGCGCGCCCTAGCTGACCGAATCACACCGCTGTGCGGGTTTAACATCAGTGCCCTGTCGTACGCGGACAGCCTGAGCCTGATGCAGGACCGCTTGCGGTCGGGGAAGGGTGGTTGGGTGCTCACCGTCAACTTGGAGATCCTCTCAACGGCGCGTCTGGATCCCGACTACCGCCGACTCATTCAGGGGGCGGACGTTGTGGTTGCTGACGGCATGCCGTTCGTGTGGGCAAGCCGCCTCAAGCGCGGCGTCTCGCCGATCCCCGAGCGGACCACCGGGAGTGATCTCTCTGGTGATCTCATTCGAAATCACCCCTTGGATCGGATCGCAATCATTGGCGGTGCCAACCCACCGCAGGCTTTGCGCGCGCTTCAGATCGAAGAGCATGATGAAATGTTTATCTTCGATCAAAAGGTGGACATGCGCGATGAGGCGCTCGACGCGCTGATCGGGAAGGTGCGCGATCACGGGGCCGATTTGATCTTTGTGGCTCTCGGGGTGCCCAAGCAAGATGTGGTCGCAGCCAAGATCCGAGAACAGATTCCGAACGCGCTGATCCTGGGAGTCGGAGGCACATTTGAACTCATCGCAGGCTTGAAACCGCGTGCACCCATGTGGATGCGCATGAGCGGCTTGGAGTGGCTCTGGCGCTTGTACGTGGAGCCGCGGCGCCTATGGCGGCGGTACTTGCTCCTCTACTGGGTCGGGCTTGGGTTCCTGGTAGATGACGTGCTTCAGGGGCCAAAAGCGCGCGCATTGGCACGATCCGCGCAACAGCGACGTTGA
- the glmS gene encoding glutamine--fructose-6-phosphate transaminase (isomerizing) has product MCGIAGYVGPKNAVEIVYDQLKRLEYRGYDSAGIAFLDGGVIQITKRAGKLSELGKLMPDLPTDAHMAIAHSRWATHGAPTDLNAHPHFDQYEQIALIHNGIIENYLELKEHLSAQGHTFQSETDTEVAAHVIGAELAAGVSLEEAVRRAALQFRGAYALVVVSKREPDKIVCARNSSPLVIGFGEGENMLASDIPALLPYTRQVLAMDDNRVAILTPEGVVLTDLHGIEQPYVPMHIDWDLDAAEKGGYDHFMLKEIHEQPSVIRQCLAGRLDEKGAVRLDNVFSEHVWGEIDRVVVIACGTSYHAGLMGKYLFEKLLRLPTDVFHSSEFRYGDPVLSPRSLAIFISQSGETADSLAALKLCRERRIRTLGIVNVIGSSIARECDRTIFTQAGPEISVASTKAYTAQVIALILLVLHVAQVKEMPGVRVESVVQELKRLPEMAEDALMLEQQVIELAQRARQAKLFFFLGRGADAYVALEGALKLKEIAYIPTQESPAGEMKHGPLALVEEGVFAMFGATEAHLRDKLISNMKEIQARGGFAVAVTTEGDDLTPKAAEITLKLPQVQHTYLGALLSIIPLQLLAYHLARLNDLEIDQPRNLAKSVTVE; this is encoded by the coding sequence ATGTGTGGGATCGCTGGATACGTTGGGCCGAAGAACGCCGTGGAGATCGTGTACGACCAACTCAAACGGCTGGAGTACCGGGGTTATGATTCCGCCGGAATTGCGTTCCTCGATGGGGGCGTGATCCAGATCACGAAGCGTGCGGGCAAGTTAAGCGAACTGGGCAAGCTCATGCCCGACCTTCCGACCGACGCCCACATGGCGATCGCCCATTCGCGCTGGGCGACTCATGGTGCGCCGACCGACCTCAACGCGCACCCGCACTTTGATCAGTACGAGCAGATTGCGCTCATCCACAACGGGATCATCGAAAACTATCTGGAGCTGAAGGAGCACCTGAGCGCGCAGGGTCACACGTTCCAGAGCGAGACTGACACCGAGGTGGCGGCTCATGTGATCGGGGCGGAACTTGCGGCAGGTGTAAGTCTGGAAGAGGCCGTACGCCGCGCGGCATTGCAGTTCCGAGGAGCCTACGCGCTGGTGGTTGTGAGCAAGCGCGAGCCGGACAAGATTGTCTGCGCACGCAATTCCAGCCCGCTTGTGATCGGCTTTGGCGAAGGTGAGAACATGCTGGCGAGCGATATCCCTGCGCTGCTGCCGTACACCCGGCAGGTCCTGGCGATGGACGACAACCGCGTGGCGATTTTGACTCCGGAAGGGGTGGTGCTCACCGATCTTCACGGCATTGAGCAGCCTTACGTGCCGATGCACATCGATTGGGACCTGGATGCCGCGGAGAAGGGCGGCTACGACCACTTTATGCTCAAGGAGATTCACGAGCAGCCGTCGGTTATCCGCCAATGCCTCGCGGGTCGGCTGGACGAAAAGGGTGCGGTGCGACTCGACAACGTTTTCAGCGAGCACGTGTGGGGTGAGATCGACCGAGTGGTGGTGATCGCCTGCGGAACCAGCTACCACGCGGGCCTGATGGGCAAGTACCTGTTCGAAAAACTGTTGCGGTTGCCGACGGACGTCTTCCACTCCAGCGAATTTCGATACGGCGACCCCGTGCTCTCGCCGCGCTCTTTGGCGATTTTCATCTCGCAATCGGGCGAGACGGCGGACTCGCTTGCTGCACTCAAACTCTGCCGCGAGCGGCGCATCCGCACGCTGGGAATCGTGAACGTGATCGGCAGCTCGATCGCGCGCGAATGTGACCGGACGATCTTTACACAGGCGGGCCCGGAGATTAGCGTCGCAAGCACCAAGGCGTACACCGCTCAAGTGATCGCGCTGATCCTGCTGGTCCTCCACGTGGCGCAGGTCAAAGAGATGCCGGGCGTCCGAGTGGAGAGCGTGGTGCAAGAACTGAAGCGGCTCCCTGAGATGGCGGAGGACGCTCTGATGCTCGAGCAGCAAGTGATTGAACTGGCTCAGCGTGCGCGCCAAGCCAAGCTATTCTTCTTCCTCGGCCGGGGCGCAGATGCCTATGTTGCGCTCGAAGGCGCACTCAAGCTCAAGGAGATCGCATACATTCCGACGCAAGAGTCGCCCGCTGGCGAGATGAAGCACGGCCCACTCGCCCTGGTTGAAGAGGGGGTCTTCGCGATGTTCGGCGCGACCGAGGCGCACCTCCGAGACAAGCTCATCAGCAACATGAAAGAGATCCAGGCGCGCGGTGGGTTCGCGGTGGCGGTCACCACGGAGGGGGATGATCTGACTCCCAAGGCTGCCGAGATCACGCTAAAGCTTCCGCAGGTTCAGCACACCTATCTCGGGGCGCTGCTCTCGATCATCCCGTTGCAATTGCTGGCTTATCATCTGGCCCGATTGAACGATCTGGAGATCGATCAGCCTCGAAACTTGGCCAAGTCCGTGACCGTGGAATAA